The sequence TCGCCGGATGTCTTCCTCCGAAGTTGGCGCCGCTGTCGTTGGCGGATCGGCGAACGCCTGCTGCTGTTCACGGAGTCGCGCCGACGATCAGCCGGGTGTTCGCCGTTTCCAGTTCTTCTCCGAGTTCCAAAGCCGGTGAGAGCTCTATCATTGCGTCGTCTCGTTCGTCTCTCGGCCCGACTGAAGAGGTCGTGGAGCAacaaggcgagcttctcgcctgaaaccgCCGCTGCCCCTTCGGTGTTCGGCCTCTCTCTTCCTGCTCCGTCgagctccgacaatccaccatcctttctctctcgttttatcactcacgataggttcgtaaatttgaaataattttcagaaaattcaactttgtataaagacttaatttttggaatgaaaacttagttttctgtattcttatttttacaacatatcatagctcattatgtatcacagaaacgaatggtttgctatatttgctatgtccatttatgcatatgtaggttctctaccattctgtattcctaattaaaccgaagcgtgcaaatgagatagtgaataccttgaaagttttgtttgttggttgttgttgctgagttatatatggtgatcttgtttcgtctaaaattctttgcagctgctaaggattttaggtaagtgatgatgccttttatagggagtaaatactgaagctgctagtgtgaaaaatatggtgaatagtgcggctaagtttaggcgtggttgaagaattcaatgagattatatttgctgctgacaaattagatttgtctgttgaatacttgagattttggttGAAGAATTAATGAGATTAGATTTGTTTGTTGAAAActgaaaccaaatgaaggtgttcgggtgtgaaaattttgcagatatgctgctggagctgtAGTCAAAGAAGAATATTACACaggcgtggagctggagtcaaaaatatggctgagcatgcttgaGCATGCTTAAAGGATATctgcagattttcttcacacacatacactattccatttttctttttttttttaatgttggtagatagatagaaaaataggggtttgtaaagtgaagtataaacagaagcaataattcttgtcttggaatttctatatctgtaatattgtattgcgtttttaaataaaaacaacCACTCCCGGgtttttgttaatatcgcgtgtttataaaactactcgatatcaTGCTTCCGTGCTTAGCTAAAAtaatttctaaattaaatccgtagatttaattcttcataaaccggaataaattcatgactcaagaaataataataaaaatagaaaaaataattctattgtgattaataaataacatgacttcgctaagtcagttatgaatctgaaataattattggctaaCCCGCTCttttctcatcgcggttttatttacgcgaagctactgacttggtactaaaataataattctgcttaattgaatataatccaaggtcataagctgaatttaagaCATAAATAATcactgggcttgatttactgaaagatgaaataataatatcatattactggatttaaatataataaaatagcgggttgttacatctaactagttgtgaattcataaatctaatTCTAAATTTAAGAACACTAGTATAtgcccattcgtgcgatgcacgacggacATCAAAATTAAGAGGTATTCAGACTAAAAAATTTAAGGAGCttggtaaattttaaataaaaatatccttaaattttatgaaaaatattttaatacacaTTCTTCATAAAGTAGgggattcaaatattatatgaaaatttattcACATGCCTAGTTTATATATGGATTGGTTATtgtaaaaattatgtttttcgTAAGAATGTGAGAATACTGTATTGAATCTATAAAGTTAatgcatttaaaaatatatatattaccaaaaaaattattgttgaaataaataaatataaatcatatgttcaattctactttttttacaggaaaaataaattacaaatctatgaatttatctttttttttattagattaAAGAATTCTAAAACACTAAGttggatttttaaaaaaatattataattaaaactcaAGTAAAACTCAATTGTATAtcattaaatttcatatttttatatataaccaaTACGACATAATCTATTGAAGCAATCCAAACATACGACAaaacatatgaaaataattaaacgcACTATGGTCCTTATCTCTCTAcactaataacaataaaaaaaaccTATAAGTATAACGCAAAaagaaattatgaaaaactCATGCAAGTTTAAAACATGAATatcgtgaaaaaataaaataaaaacttgaaataaaagagtaataaaaataattgaagtcttgcataataaaatgtacataattttcatgatttcataaaatattttatgcaaataaaaaaaaagatgaaaaactaACTCCATTTacaaaataagagagagaaagcgattaatttaaaaaaaaaattaattttaatatcttCTTTTTAgtttaaagttttttttatatactattataaattaaattaaagctcatGTCATGATATTTAATTGGATATgcgtattaaattttttaattaatttaaatgtataaattttaggaaaaataaaaattctaaatgtaaaaaaaaattaaagaaatgaaaacaaaaattgaaaacttgcaaagaaaaagaaaaatagagggagagagagagagagaaagagtgagtgCCGGGGCGGGTAGTTGGTTAGAAGTGAGAAATTGGTTAAATTTAGTAAAAATTGGGGAGAGAAAATTTGGCGGTAAAAAATTACGGTTATACTgatcttttatattatactagtacttcctcccgtgcgatgcacagaccacaatatatttataatttttaaaaattttaaattaaatgaaaatatcaaaatatcattatttatgagttacaaaattaaatgaaaatatcaaaatatcgttaatataaatttatttaatttgatgtagtatataatattaaatttaatgagtgttgtacaataataattaaatttatagattgtaaagtaaataatttaaattaataacatTTTTGAACAAATAATACTAATttatcaatataaaaaaaagtatagttaaataatactaagaataaaatcaaattcccAACTATATAATTATGCTATATCTTATTAAAAAAAGagaacaaaaaagaaagattgaacaaaaatatatatttaattattgttttgattttcttaaattttgcagcactaaacaaaaatatttgagTGACATAACACAGTTAATAGGATTGATGACGTGATTTTACGATAACATTTGAATATATCAGGAAGCTAGGCagttaagatatatatatttcttaaaacgaACTCCGAACAACAAATTGCATGAATATATGTTTGAAAAACTGACTCATAAACCCCACTGCTcctcctccccaactcccccaagtcaaaaaaaaaaaagctgacTCCCAAAAATAGTACACAATTGAAATTTGCCGCTAAAATATAGTCATTGGAGTTGTTTTGTtgtacttcatccgtccacaaaaaatattctTAAAATGAgacaatataaattttaatgaaaatagttaaatatattGCGAGTAGAGAATGAGTCTCACTtaaaaattaatgttaattatgataattaattatattgttagtggagaaagagacccaTCATTTAATCTAAAAATGAATaatgactaatttttgtggacggatgaagtatattatatgaatatttaaattattaataattataattaatatcacacattataattataaaatattagacattttataattaataaataaatattttcatacacaaagataaaaaaaaaatattataaaccATATTTAAAGTtctataattttaatcaatATCCCACACTTAATTTAATAGTTTTAgatctttaattaaattaaacaaaattaatagcACAAACCTAATATATTAGTTTTGGGAATTTAAAGATTCGATTCAATTTGGGCTCAAAGAATCAACTTATTGAAAGCCCATCTTTAAATtccccaaaattaattaaaagaaatacaaataCAAGTAAATCGAAGAAAGAAAAGTGAAAACCCTACTTTCTATTTAAAATTCCATGAATTTCATCTTTTTCGATGCAGCGCCGCTGcgtcctcttcttcttcttcttcttcttcttcttcttcttcttgcgcTTTTCTTCTTTCTACAACGTCGCCCTTTTCATTTTCTTCGTCTTCTTTCTGCAACggttatcttcttcttcttttttctttctttttttgcaaAATAATTTCATTACCTTCTTCTTAATTCTCATAAACAATAGTGGTGAAACTGCAATTTTTAGAATTATGTATAGTTGAAAGCGTCGATAGCCCCAGATCGTTGAAGTGAATGCGTTGAAATTACAATAGCATCGGAAATGTAGCACCGCTTCTGCTTCTTCTTCCCTTTTTCTTTCATCGAAGTTATTCAAGTTCTTTTATCTCAATTAATAAGAGAAAAAGAAGATTCAAGAAAAATTCTTTATGTAAGACAAATTTGTTCAATTTCTTAAGCAGAttgaaattattttctattcaaaatttcatcttctctttaatatagaagaaaaagagaaaagcGCATTCAAGATTTTGAATTAGGAAATTTCTTGGGTAAAACAAATTTGTTCAATTGCTTAAGAAATTATCGTTTGTCATTTTCCTTTTCATGATGAagattttcaattaattttgtttgtgtGGCTGCTGAATTATTACTGGAATTCTCGTTTCTGTTATTGTGTTTTCTAAAATgtgattgaaattttgaaacaaaaaatgATTTGTTGTTGAAATTTTGGAAGAACAACTGAGTTTTTGCTGAAATCCACGTCTTTTCAAagtataaaatttgaaaaaataactGCTAAAATTTTTGCCGTGAAAATTATGACCGTTGAACTggtcttttatattatatatagatatagattaagttgtgaatttaaccATATGAGAATGAAGATATACGAATTAGCAAAACTGTTTTTTCCCAGTTGAATTGAGAGAGAGCGAAATAAACACGAAGGAGGATTGTAACTAAACCCTCGGAATATGATTGCTTTCTTGGTCGCTGGACAAGTAATAGCAGCCGTTAGATCTCGAGCTCGAGAAATTCCCTTTCAATTTGAAAAAACTATTCTGTTTGTGAATACAACATGATATAAGAGAATGGTGCATTGTAACAGGCTGCAAGAGATCGTGGGTTCCATGTCGCGTCTGCCCACGTTCAGGCGACGCTTCAGGAATTTAGTGAAGGTGTTATACGTCGAGGCGATCCAGACGGGCATTCCGGCCAAGCATATGCCAACACCACCTCAAGAATGCATTTCTTTATTCGAAACAAAATCTAAAATTTTACATAAAGGTCCAGCTCCTACTAATCTCAATATATTTAAGACACAATTACATCATCAATTAGCACGGATGTGCTAAATTTCAGTTGGCTCTCATATTTAATTATCCCATCTTCACCTAATTTTCGTAGTAATTAGACATCTATTACATCTAACATAGGGAGTGTTTGGGATCAGACAAGAAGGATGGTGTGAACACTTCTACATAGTATACTGCTAGTTTAGCTTTGTATGTTTCAATTAAACACCCGAAATCTATCTACCTGCTCtgatcatataaaaaaaattggcatCCATACCTTTAATTTATCCACAACATATATCTTGATCTTTCTAAGCTTCAAATTTACATGCTAGCATAACAGCAAGGAGCTTCCCTTCGACAAGGCCTGCTTCGTGTGCAAAATCAAAACCAGACATGGAGGTTAGGAGGGTTAGCTAGAGTCAACTTCCGAAGCATCCGAGGACGGAGGAGGTGAGCGTCGAAGAAAGAAATCTTAGTCCGGCCGACCCTCCGGGGAAATAGGAGACAGCATAGTAGAGGAGAGCCAGCAcctaacacacaaaatatcatcTAGAATCACTACATCATGATTCAAACATAGTAATAGGTAATAACTATGTGTGTAGTGTACCTGTAACACAGAAAAGAAAACGGAAAGAAGGTAGCTGTGGAGCACCATGGATACATAAATGGTACCAACCATTCTGCCAAGAAATCCCAGTGTAAAAGGAAGTCTCTGTGGTAACAAACAACACAAACGCATATTACTCATCAAAACACAGAAACAGTAGTACCACAAACAACACTAAAGTTACTGCCGAAGTACCTCTTTCGACACCATGTGAGTGAGCTGATTCCAGTTGCTTGAGTTACATAAGTGAAAGAAAATATTGAGTAGAGCATGTTGGCACGACAGCAATTGATACCTAAACCTACTTTCTTTCTAGAAATGCCTACAGGGACATCTTATCTAATTCAACGATATTCTCCACTACATTAGTGTAATCGTTCCTCTTCAGCCATATTCTCCACTACATTAGTGTACTCCTCCtccatcatcttcatcttctcgACGAAGCAATCAGCACGATGTCACAGACTCAGCAGATCTACAGAAAAGGCAAGTGACCTTGAAATGAGACGCCAACAAGGAATGAAAATGCTCCAAAACCTCATGATAAGCAGTTGAGGAAGAACATCCCCTAAACCCAATCTAATCCAAGCCCTTGAAATTGAATCACTCACTGCTGTGAGCTATTGGGGTATCAAGAATATCCAAACCGACATCCGAATAAGCCTCCAAAAAATCATCAGTAAGATGCCATTTCTCATCATATTAATAGTCCGAAATGGATTCACACAGATGAGCATAAAGTAAAGGACTTTGCAACTTATCAATAAGCATGTAACATAACCAATTGTCCCGCCAAAATCTTATTGAACGGACATCACCAATGGCGCAAAATATCTCCTCAGAGAGAGACTGCACAGAAGAAGCCACGCCCAACAACAGTCGACGAAGCCCGACAAATATACCGTAGTAAGCCCGAAAAACAAAAGGCAAAATCAGGGCGAAAAAACAGAAGGCAAAATTAGGGAGAAAAATAGAACCAGAATTATCGTGCCCGGCGCACCTGAAATCGCGCCGCCGCCGTGCCCGGCGCACCTGAAGTCGCGCCGCCTACATTACCTTGCTCCTCTGTGCCCTAGCGCTTGAAGTCGTCGTGCTCtagtcagggccggccctgacatttcgggggccctaggcgaaaaCAAAAAAAGGGGCCCTAGTTAAATACCCCCTACGTCCCGTAAAGCTTGAGCAATTTCTTTCCGGCATGAGTTTTAAAGAGTCAGTATTTTaagtgttaagtgtggtaggtcaaaatgtgaaaatatgaataaagagaaaaagttttcatataataaaagtATTGAAGTTTCACGGGTCAACTCGAAAAGGAAGACTGCTCAAACTtcgcgggacagagggagtatgattttatcaattttaacttTGAAAAACTTATTTCAGCTGAAGCTACAGTAATCGATATAGTCAACAATATCCTATATGCAATAGAAACATTATAAAAACAATATGAAATTAGTTTAACACACTCAAGAACTTTGAACTTCATTTGTGGTAAACATATTTGTAACACTTgtaattcagaaaataaatcttGAGCATCAATGTCAAATTTATCATTATGTTTCGAGACATCTTAAAGTTAACACAACATTTATGCAACATTTCTCATGCATCCAATAAAATTAGCATCTTAtgattagaaatataaatttatgcaatAGAGAGTCGTTCTATGTTCTGTTAGCATTTAGGGTTAGGAAtttggaatataattttttttatcttgttGTTGATCGCTGACTATAGGTAgtgaaagatatatatatatatattttttgtaattaagGTATAACATTAGTATTGGATCTATATTTTGGGGCTCCCAAAAATTTGGGGCCCTAGGCCATTGCCCCACTTGATACACACAAGGGCCGGCTCTGGCTCTAGTGCCTGAAATcgtgccgccgccgtgccctagCTCCTGAAGTAGCGCTGCCGCCTGAATTCTTCAGAAGCACCAGCGCCGCCAGGCTCTTCAAGCCTGAATTCTTCAGATCGCGCCGTCCATACCTCGCCGCCGCCAGTTCCCTCAGATCCACCGTGTTCGTGTTGAATTTGGTGTGGGAAAGAGAGAACGAGAGAGAGGAGCGCTACAGAGAGAAAGCAAGAAATTGCAAATATTTAAGGAGGGGCATTTCAATCTTTTTCACGTAAAAAGCAGGTgaaattttatgtttatatcATATAAAAATCCAAAGTTAATAtctaaattcatcaactaaaatttaaaattcaacaaaCCTATCCAACTAAAATTTAGGTAGTGTTTGAGCAGAAAGGATATGTTGACCCATAtctgatatatatatatctaaagcATATATTTGAAGGGTATTTCGTGTGTATTTTACGGGTATTTCGTGGGTATTTCATATTTTCTGCGGTTAAATGGGTTTCTCGGGTATGGGTttcacgaactaaatggatattGAATTGTAACCACGAAACTATATGTGGATATCAAATGTCTATCAAACCCGCGCCTATTAGGGTCGGGTAGTCGCAGATATTTGTTAAAAAGGATTAGAATGGTCCTCTTTtcataaagatttttttttttttttgaaaaaacaaaagcaggtctgttaggtcctgagggtcttgactcatccaaaaacacctaacggatggactcgaatttatacgaggtcgtcctagggtggtaaggtgactcaagtcgtctcacaaggaagacttagcagggctctaaccgtattgctcacaagaaac comes from Salvia miltiorrhiza cultivar Shanhuang (shh) chromosome 3, IMPLAD_Smil_shh, whole genome shotgun sequence and encodes:
- the LOC131018072 gene encoding protein transport protein SFT2-like gives rise to the protein MVSKERLPFTLGFLGRMVGTIYVSMVLHSYLLSVFFSVLQVLALLYYAVSYFPGGSAGLRFLSSTLTSSVLGCFGS